The Streptomyces sp. NBC_01775 genome includes a region encoding these proteins:
- a CDS encoding TetR/AcrR family transcriptional regulator has product MWCVATTRRSRITPEREAELYETVLRLLREVGYDALTMDAVAASTHSSKATLYRQWGSKPELVARALKHGKPGPEPSGVDTGSLRGDLMGIIMSGFDDCRIEQDAALMRGVGRAAHDNPELLKALRELLIEPGLADLRVLLDRAVDRGEIRAGNPAMDLVPHMLLGALITGDLIEEKPVTQEFLVTYFDAVVLPALRA; this is encoded by the coding sequence ATGTGGTGCGTGGCAACGACGCGGCGTAGCAGAATCACCCCGGAGCGCGAGGCGGAGCTCTACGAGACCGTGCTGCGGCTGCTGCGCGAGGTGGGCTACGACGCGCTGACGATGGACGCCGTCGCCGCCAGCACGCACTCCAGCAAGGCCACCCTCTACCGCCAGTGGGGCAGCAAGCCCGAGCTGGTCGCGCGGGCGCTCAAGCACGGCAAGCCCGGGCCCGAGCCCTCCGGTGTCGACACCGGATCCCTGCGCGGCGATCTCATGGGGATCATCATGAGCGGCTTCGACGACTGCCGGATCGAGCAGGACGCCGCCCTCATGCGGGGTGTCGGCCGGGCCGCGCACGACAACCCCGAACTGCTCAAGGCGCTGCGCGAGCTGCTGATCGAACCGGGTCTGGCCGATCTGCGGGTCCTGCTGGACCGGGCCGTGGACAGAGGCGAGATCCGGGCCGGCAACCCCGCGATGGACCTCGTACCGCACATGCTTCTCGGCGCGCTGATCACCGGCGATCTGATCGAGGAGAAGCCGGTGACCCAGGAATTCCTGGTCACCTACTTCGACGCTGTCGTGCTGCCCGCCCTCCGCGCCTGA